A single region of the Anopheles merus voucher AMER20150811V3 mitochondrion, complete genome genome encodes:
- the ND6 gene encoding NADH dehydrogenase subunit 6, giving the protein MTKLIIMMMCLIMSFIFMQMKHPLSMGLMLLIQTFLTCLITGIYVKSFWFSYVLFLIFLGGMLILFIYVTSLSSNEMFTMSFKLTMFSLVLFSLSMMIFFILDKTLIEQFIINMEMEKFSMTNNLINENILSLNKMYNFPTNLITLLLINYLFLTLLVTVKITKKFYGPLRPMN; this is encoded by the coding sequence ATTACAAAATTAATTATTATAATAATATGCCTAATTATAAGATTTATTTTTATACAAATAAAACATCCTTTATCAATAGGTTTAATACTATTAATTCAAACATTTTTAACATGTTTAATTACAGGAATTTATGTTAAATCTTTTTGATTTTCTTATGTATTATTTTTAATTTTTTTAGGAGGAATACTAATTTTATTTATTTATGTTACTTCATTATCATCAAATGAAATATTTACTATATCTTTTAAATTAACAATATTTAGATTAGTTTTATTTTCTCTTAGTATGATAATTTTCTTTATTTTAGATAAAACTTTGATTGAACAATTTATTATTAATATAGAAATAGAAAAATTTTCAATAACAAATAATTTAATTAACGAAAATATTTTATCGTTAAATAAAATATACAATTTTCCTACAAATTTAATTACATTACTACTAATTAATTATTTATTTCTTACTTTATTAGTAACAGTAAAAATTACAAAAAAATTTTATGGACCATTACGGCCAATAAATTAA
- the ND4 gene encoding NADH dehydrogenase subunit 4 (TAA stop codon is completed by the addition of 3' A residues to the mRNA) codes for MLKFIFMLMFMFPLSFLKNFYWTVQNLIFLLTFMFMINLSSLNYFNYISYYFGLDMVSYGLILLSFWICGLMLMASEKVFSTNNYEKLFVFMILFLLFMLVLTFSSMSVFMFYLFFEASLIPTLFLILGWGYQPERLQAGVYLLFYTLLASLPLLIGIFYILNSKNTLSFTLLLNYSFSNFNLLYLSLVFAFLVKMPMFLVHLWLPKAHVEAPVSGSMILAGILLKLGGYGLLRMFSLLQISGVKYNYWWISISLVGGVLISLVCLRQTDLKALIAYSSVAHMGIVLSGLLTMTYWGLTGSYALMIAHGLCSSGLFCLANISYERMGSRSLLINKGLLNFMPTLSLWWFLLCSGNMAAPPTLNLLGEISLLNSIVSWSWITMIMLSFLSFFSAAYSLYLFAYSQHGKIYSGVYFFSVGTTREFLLLMLHWLPLNLLILKSSFCMLWI; via the coding sequence ATGCTAAAGTTTATTTTTATATTAATATTTATATTTCCTCTTTCTTTTTTAAAAAATTTTTATTGAACGGTTCAAAATTTGATTTTTTTATTAACTTTTATGTTTATAATTAATTTAAGATCTTTAAATTATTTTAATTATATTTCTTATTATTTTGGGTTAGATATAGTTTCTTATGGATTAATTTTATTAAGTTTTTGAATTTGTGGGTTAATATTAATAGCAAGTGAAAAAGTATTTTCAACAAATAATTATGAAAAGTTATTTGTTTTTATAATTTTATTTTTGCTTTTTATGTTAGTATTAACATTTAGATCAATAAGAGTTTTTATATTTTATTTATTTTTTGAAGCTAGTTTAATTCCTACATTATTTTTAATTTTAGGTTGAGGGTATCAACCTGAACGATTGCAAGCAGGGGTTTATTTATTATTTTATACTCTTTTAGCTTCTTTACCTTTATTAATTGGTATTTTTTATATTTTAAATTCAAAAAATACATTATCTTTTACTTTATTATTAAATTATAGATTTTCTAATTTTAATTTATTGTATCTTTCTCTAGTTTTTGCTTTTTTAGTAAAAATACCTATATTTTTGGTTCATTTATGATTACCTAAGGCTCATGTTGAAGCCCCAGTTTCTGGGTCTATAATTTTAGCTGGTATTTTATTAAAATTAGGAGGATATGGTTTATTACGAATATTTTCTTTATTACAAATTTCTGGTGTAAAATATAATTATTGATGAATTAGTATTAGTTTAGTTGGAGGAGTTTTAATTAGTTTAGTATGTTTACGACAAACAGATTTAAAGGCTTTAATTGCTTATTCTTCTGTAGCTCATATGGGTATTGTTTTAAGAGGATTATTAACAATAACTTATTGAGGGTTAACAGGGTCTTATGCTTTAATAATTGCTCATGGATTATGTTCTTCTGGTTTATTTTGTTTAGCTAACATTTCTTATGAACGAATAGGAAGACGAAGCTTATTAATTAATAAGGGATTATTAAATTTTATACCAACATTAAGTTTATGGTGATTTTTATTATGTTCTGGTAATATAGCTGCCCCTCCAACGTTAAATTTGTTAGGAGAAATTTCTTTATTGAATAGAATCGTTAGTTGGTCTTGAATTACTATGATTATGTTATCTTTTTTATCTTTTTTTAGAGCAGCTTATTCTTTATATTTATTTGCGTATAGTCAACATGGAAAAATTTATTCTGGAGTTTATTTTTTCTCTGTAGGAACTACTCGAGAATTTTTATTATTAATATTACATTGATTACCTTTAAATTTATTAATTTTAAAAAGTAGTTTTTGTATGTTATGAATTT
- the ND4L gene encoding NADH dehydrogenase subunit 4L — protein sequence MANMFLMFYLSMIMFLFGCMVFVSNRKHLLSTLLSLEYMVLSLFIFLFFYLNFMNYETYFSMFFLTFCVCEGVLGLSILVSMIRTHGNDYFQSFSILQC from the coding sequence ATGGCAAATATATTTTTAATATTTTATTTATCAATAATTATGTTTTTATTTGGTTGTATAGTATTTGTTTCTAATCGAAAGCATTTATTATCAACTTTATTAAGACTTGAATATATAGTATTAAGTTTATTTATTTTTTTATTTTTTTATTTAAATTTTATAAATTATGAAACTTATTTTAGTATATTTTTTTTAACTTTTTGTGTTTGTGAAGGGGTTTTAGGTTTATCAATTTTGGTTTCTATAATTCGTACTCATGGTAATGATTATTTTCAAAGTTTTTCTATTTTACAATGCTAA
- the ND5 gene encoding NADH dehydrogenase subunit 5, whose product MNYLVNYCKISFYFLMSISLSLFLISLKFLLTDLVYFIEWEILSLQSMSIVMTFLFDWMSLMFMSFVLLISSLVIFYSNQYMEEDYNINRFILLVLMFVMSMMMLIISPNLISILLGWDGLGLVSYCLVIYFQNVKSYNAGMLTALSNRIGDVALLLAIAWMLNYGSWNYIFYLDMMKNNMEMMIIGGLVMLAAMTKSAQIPFSSWLPAAMAAPTPVSALVHSSTLVTAGVYLLIRFNDVLMNWWMAQFLLLVSGLTMFMAGLGANFEFDLKKIIALSTLSQLGLMMSILSMGFYKLAFFHLLTHALFKALLFMCAGSIIHNMKNSQDIRMMGSLSMSMPLTCSCFNVANLALCGMPFLAGFYSKDLILEMVMLSYVNVFSFFLFFFSTGLTVCYSFRLVYYSMTGDFNSSSLHPLNDSGWTMLFSICFLTVMAVIGGSMLSWLMFLNPAMICLPLEMKLLTLFVCIVGGLMGYLISDVKLFFTNKALYFYNFTNFVGSMWFMPVISTLGVINYPLKLGLYSYKSFDQGWSEFFGGQMVYSQLKNYSLYLQEFQSNSLKIYLLSYMLWFIILLMLVVLVN is encoded by the coding sequence GTGAATTATTTAGTTAATTATTGTAAAATTAGATTTTATTTTTTAATATCAATTAGATTAAGATTATTTTTAATTAGATTAAAGTTTTTATTAACAGATTTAGTGTATTTTATTGAATGAGAAATTTTAAGATTACAGTCTATATCTATTGTTATAACATTTTTATTTGATTGAATAAGCTTAATATTTATATCTTTTGTTTTGTTAATTTCTTCTTTAGTAATTTTTTATAGAAATCAATATATAGAAGAGGATTATAATATTAATCGGTTTATTTTATTAGTATTAATATTTGTAATATCTATAATAATGCTAATTATTAGACCAAATTTAATTAGAATTTTATTAGGATGAGATGGCTTAGGTTTAGTTTCTTATTGTTTAGTTATTTATTTTCAAAATGTAAAGTCTTATAATGCTGGTATATTAACTGCTTTATCCAATCGAATTGGGGATGTGGCTTTATTATTAGCTATTGCTTGAATATTAAATTATGGGAGTTGAAATTATATTTTTTATTTAGATATAATAAAAAATAATATGGAAATAATAATTATTGGAGGATTAGTTATATTAGCTGCTATAACTAAAAGTGCTCAGATTCCTTTTTCTTCTTGATTACCAGCAGCAATAGCTGCTCCTACTCCTGTTTCTGCTTTAGTTCATTCTTCAACTTTAGTAACAGCGGGGGTTTATTTATTAATTCGATTTAATGATGTTTTAATAAATTGATGAATAGCTCAATTTTTATTATTAGTTTCAGGATTAACTATGTTTATAGCAGGATTAGGTGCAAATTTTGAATTTGATTTAAAAAAAATTATTGCTTTATCAACTTTAAGACAATTAGGTTTAATAATAAGTATTTTATCTATAGGATTTTATAAATTAGCTTTTTTTCATTTATTAACTCATGCTTTATTTAAGGCATTATTATTTATATGTGCAGGTTCTATTATTCATAATATAAAAAATTCTCAAGATATTCGAATAATAGGAAGTTTAAGAATAAGAATACCGTTAACTTGTAGTTGTTTTAATGTAGCTAATTTAGCTTTATGTGGTATACCTTTTTTAGCTGGATTTTATTCTAAGGATCTTATTTTAGAAATAGTTATGTTATCTTATGTAAATGTTTTTTCGTTTTTTCTTTTTTTTTTTAGTACAGGATTAACTGTATGTTATTCATTTCGGTTAGTTTATTATTCAATAACTGGTGATTTTAATAGTAGAAGATTACATCCTTTAAATGATTCAGGTTGAACTATATTATTTAGAATTTGTTTTTTAACTGTTATAGCAGTAATTGGTGGAAGTATATTAAGATGGTTAATGTTTTTAAATCCTGCAATAATTTGTTTACCTTTAGAAATAAAGTTATTGACTTTATTTGTCTGTATTGTTGGAGGCTTAATAGGATATTTAATTAGAGACGTAAAATTATTTTTTACTAATAAGGCTTTATATTTTTATAATTTTACTAATTTTGTTGGGTCTATATGATTTATACCTGTTATTTCTACATTAGGTGTAATTAATTATCCATTAAAGTTAGGATTATATTCTTATAAAAGTTTCGATCAAGGTTGAAGAGAATTTTTTGGTGGGCAAATAGTATATTCTCAGTTAAAAAATTATTCTTTATATCT